Proteins from a genomic interval of Arthrobacter sp. CAN_C5:
- a CDS encoding peptidase E: MSADQPTILATSGGYRRGLRVDLEFNLLMHHAVELALVTGRRPRVTYVGTAGGDSREWNQRFIEAARIAAFDAACLNLFTMPNIDPLQDHLLSQDVVWVGGGSVANLLAVWRVHGLDHLLHRAWRAGVVLGGVSAGSLCWFRGGATDSFGPELQPVTNGLGFLPYGNGVHYDSDEGRRPLIHRMVAAGTLGETHCTDDGVGLVYHDTTLIEAVTETPGKNAYIVRAGAGDSVDAIAVEEPLEARLLESAP; encoded by the coding sequence ATGAGTGCTGACCAACCCACCATCCTCGCCACGTCCGGCGGCTACCGTCGAGGGCTCAGAGTGGACCTGGAGTTCAATCTCCTCATGCATCACGCCGTCGAGCTCGCACTGGTCACCGGACGCCGCCCCCGCGTCACCTATGTGGGTACGGCCGGCGGCGATTCCCGTGAGTGGAACCAGCGATTCATCGAGGCTGCGCGGATTGCCGCTTTTGACGCCGCGTGCCTGAACCTGTTCACCATGCCCAATATCGACCCGCTTCAGGACCACCTCCTCTCCCAGGACGTGGTGTGGGTAGGCGGCGGTTCGGTCGCCAACCTGCTGGCTGTCTGGCGGGTCCATGGGCTCGATCACTTGTTGCACCGCGCCTGGCGGGCCGGAGTGGTTCTCGGTGGGGTCTCCGCCGGTTCCCTCTGCTGGTTCCGTGGCGGCGCAACTGATTCCTTTGGCCCCGAGCTGCAGCCAGTGACGAACGGCCTGGGGTTCCTCCCCTACGGCAATGGCGTGCACTACGACTCCGATGAGGGTCGCAGGCCGCTAATCCACCGGATGGTCGCTGCTGGCACCCTCGGCGAAACGCACTGCACCGACGACGGCGTGGGTTTGGTCTACCACGACACCACCCTCATCGAGGCGGTCACCGAGACCCCCGGCAAGAACGCCTACATTGTGCGCGCCGGGGCCGGAGACAGCGTCGACGCCATCGCCGTCGAGGAGCCCCTGGAGGCCCGGTTGCTGGAAAGCGCTCCGTGA
- a CDS encoding SDR family NAD(P)-dependent oxidoreductase: MSFTVEGRIILITGAASGMGRLYAERAVKERAAAVVLWDVDAEALHRTADSLTGSGPAVHSYVVDLASLAEITTAAAAVRNDVGTPAVLINNAGIVRGKYFWEHDQQADIALVMQINTLALMHVVREFLPALIASREPARILNVASASGTLSVPRMSVYTASKWAVIGWSDSLRLELRQAGHRQIKVTTLIPSYIRTGMFEGARGPLFTPLMDPVDVVDRAWRALLAGRPRLQLPWSVALGSAIRGVLPQPLWDVVAGRVFKVYSSMEHFTGRPT, encoded by the coding sequence ATGTCATTCACTGTCGAAGGCCGAATAATACTTATCACCGGTGCCGCCAGCGGTATGGGCCGGCTCTACGCGGAACGGGCCGTCAAGGAGCGGGCGGCCGCCGTCGTCCTCTGGGACGTCGACGCCGAAGCGCTCCACAGGACCGCCGATTCGCTGACCGGATCCGGGCCGGCCGTGCACAGTTACGTGGTTGATCTCGCCTCATTGGCCGAGATCACGACCGCGGCGGCCGCGGTCAGGAACGACGTCGGGACACCGGCTGTCCTGATCAACAACGCGGGGATCGTGCGCGGAAAGTACTTTTGGGAGCACGACCAGCAGGCCGACATTGCACTGGTGATGCAGATCAACACGCTGGCGCTGATGCACGTGGTCCGGGAGTTCCTGCCGGCCCTGATCGCCTCCCGGGAACCGGCGCGTATCCTCAATGTCGCGTCGGCGTCGGGTACCCTCTCGGTTCCCCGAATGAGTGTGTACACCGCCTCGAAGTGGGCAGTGATCGGCTGGAGCGACTCCCTGCGACTGGAGCTTCGCCAGGCAGGTCACCGGCAGATCAAGGTCACCACGCTGATCCCCAGCTACATCCGGACCGGCATGTTCGAGGGCGCCCGTGGCCCGCTGTTCACGCCGCTGATGGACCCGGTCGACGTCGTCGACAGGGCCTGGCGCGCACTGCTTGCTGGCCGGCCCCGGCTTCAGCTGCCGTGGTCGGTGGCGCTGGGCAGCGCGATCCGCGGCGTCCTGCCGCAACCTCTCTGGGATGTGGTGGCCGGGCGGGTCTTCAAGGTGTACAGCTCGATGGAGCATTTCACTGGCCGTCCCACCTGA
- a CDS encoding amidase, giving the protein MTELHQLTALAQRDALARGDLSARELTLHYLGRIDDLNPGLGSFITVTADLAEQEAAAADERYHSSRAAGADLAVLHGMPLAHKDLADVASVATSFGSAALPPTVATEDSPLVAILRRAGAISLGKTQVPEFGLSCHSENNIAPAARNPLNPALSPGGSSGGSAAAVAAGMIPFAPGSDGGGSVRIPASATGLIGLKPNRGRIPALSGQADLGQFVVAGPLARTTTDAALLLDAMVDAPNHRATSAAPASSSFLTAALRAEGTFRIGASTLSPFASAFEIVLDQEALDAYEAGIRALSSVGHDVLDADLSYDRRYHQAFQTVWTASLATAPIPSGNENLLTPLTRTMRERSRARSAPDLVTAIDILRQFEQDTISAYAEYDFILTPALGQTPRPIGWYTSEDADTDYLRQCQYSPYTSMVNVCGLPAIALPTITTPTGISMGIQLIGRPSSEARLLAVSAQLEQAAGAGETGTVR; this is encoded by the coding sequence GTGACCGAACTTCATCAGCTCACCGCCCTCGCCCAGCGGGACGCTCTTGCACGCGGGGACCTGAGTGCCCGGGAGCTGACTCTTCACTACCTCGGCCGGATCGATGACCTCAATCCGGGACTCGGCTCCTTCATCACCGTCACCGCGGATCTAGCCGAACAGGAGGCCGCCGCCGCAGACGAGCGCTACCACTCGTCCCGGGCCGCTGGTGCCGACCTTGCGGTGCTGCACGGCATGCCATTGGCGCATAAGGATCTGGCGGACGTGGCGTCAGTCGCCACCAGCTTCGGCTCGGCTGCCCTGCCCCCAACGGTCGCAACCGAGGACTCTCCCCTGGTGGCAATTCTGCGCCGCGCTGGCGCGATCAGTCTTGGCAAGACCCAGGTTCCCGAATTCGGCCTGAGCTGCCACAGCGAAAACAACATTGCCCCGGCGGCCCGCAACCCCCTCAACCCGGCCCTCAGCCCGGGGGGTTCGTCCGGCGGCAGCGCGGCGGCCGTCGCTGCAGGCATGATTCCCTTCGCACCCGGCAGCGACGGTGGCGGCTCTGTCCGCATTCCGGCCTCAGCCACCGGCCTGATCGGGCTCAAACCGAATCGCGGTCGAATTCCCGCATTGTCCGGACAGGCGGACCTCGGCCAGTTCGTCGTGGCCGGACCGTTGGCGCGGACCACCACCGACGCTGCGCTGTTGCTCGACGCGATGGTCGACGCGCCGAACCACCGGGCAACCAGCGCCGCTCCGGCGTCGTCGTCGTTCCTGACCGCAGCCCTGCGCGCCGAGGGTACCTTTCGGATCGGGGCGAGCACCCTGTCACCCTTCGCCTCAGCGTTCGAGATCGTGCTGGACCAGGAGGCGCTGGACGCCTACGAGGCTGGTATTCGCGCACTTTCCTCAGTGGGGCACGACGTTCTCGACGCCGACCTCAGCTACGACCGGCGCTACCACCAGGCATTCCAGACGGTGTGGACGGCGTCCCTTGCCACCGCCCCTATCCCCTCGGGGAACGAGAACCTGTTGACTCCGCTGACGCGGACCATGCGCGAGAGGTCGCGGGCCCGCAGCGCACCGGATCTGGTCACGGCGATCGACATCCTGCGGCAGTTCGAGCAGGACACGATCAGCGCCTATGCGGAGTACGACTTCATCCTTACCCCTGCCCTGGGCCAGACTCCGCGTCCCATCGGCTGGTACACCTCCGAGGACGCGGACACGGACTACCTGAGGCAATGCCAGTACTCCCCGTACACCTCGATGGTCAACGTCTGCGGGTTACCCGCCATTGCCCTGCCCACGATCACCACCCCCACGGGCATCTCCATGGGAATCCAGCTCATCGGGCGACCCAGCTCGGAGGCGCGGCTGCTGGCTGTGTCCGCCCAGTTGGAGCAGGCAGCCGGTGCGGGTGAAACGGGCACGGTGCGGTGA
- the pgm gene encoding phosphoglucomutase (alpha-D-glucose-1,6-bisphosphate-dependent): MANRAGTVALPSDLVDISSLLDAYFDVVPDLGDPAQRVAFGTSGHRGSSLKASFNEGHIAAITQAIVEYRSGQGITGPLFMGRDTHALSEPAQQTALEVLAANNVTVRVDARGAYTPTPAVSHAILVYNAQGADQADGIVITPSHNPPGDGGFKYNPPHGGPADSDATNWIADRANALMEGGLREVRRVPASQAHQAEGIGTYDFLQHYVEDLPTVLNLDAIRESGLHIGADPMGGAAVDYWGAIGETHNLNLTVVNPAVDPQWAFMTLDWDEKIRMDCSSPSAMASLIARAREFDISTGNDADADRHGIVTPDAGLMNPNHYLAVAIDYLYRNRPHWRQDAVVGKTLVSSSIIDRVAADLGRKLEEVPVGFKWFVPGLLSGSLAFGGEESAGASFLRLNGSPWTTDKDGILLALLASEITAVTGRTPSQHYAGLTDRFGSPVYARIDAAASRSQKAALGKLSPSDVAATTLAGETITARLTEAPGNGASIGGLKVTTENAWFAARPSGTEDVYKIYAESFKGAEHLAQVQDEAKALVDGVIGG, from the coding sequence ATGGCAAACCGAGCGGGCACAGTCGCCCTCCCCAGCGATCTGGTCGACATTTCTTCACTTCTGGACGCGTATTTCGACGTCGTTCCCGACCTTGGGGACCCGGCGCAACGGGTCGCGTTCGGGACGTCCGGGCACCGTGGTTCCTCCCTGAAGGCCTCTTTCAATGAGGGGCACATCGCCGCCATCACCCAGGCGATTGTGGAGTACCGGTCGGGTCAGGGCATCACCGGGCCCCTGTTCATGGGCAGGGACACACACGCACTCTCCGAGCCCGCCCAGCAGACCGCACTTGAGGTGCTCGCAGCGAACAACGTCACGGTACGGGTGGACGCGCGCGGCGCCTACACGCCCACCCCGGCCGTATCGCACGCCATCCTCGTCTACAACGCGCAGGGCGCCGACCAGGCGGATGGCATTGTCATCACTCCCTCGCACAACCCTCCCGGCGATGGCGGCTTCAAATACAATCCCCCGCACGGCGGCCCCGCGGATTCCGATGCCACCAACTGGATCGCTGATCGGGCCAACGCGCTGATGGAAGGCGGCCTCCGGGAGGTCCGTCGCGTCCCGGCGAGCCAGGCGCACCAGGCCGAAGGAATCGGGACCTACGACTTCCTGCAGCACTATGTTGAGGATCTACCCACCGTCCTGAACCTCGACGCGATCCGGGAATCCGGACTGCACATCGGTGCGGACCCGATGGGTGGGGCGGCTGTCGACTATTGGGGTGCTATCGGCGAAACGCACAACCTGAATCTGACAGTCGTCAATCCCGCCGTCGACCCGCAGTGGGCGTTCATGACCCTGGACTGGGATGAGAAGATCCGCATGGACTGCTCGTCACCATCGGCGATGGCCTCACTCATTGCCCGGGCCAGGGAGTTTGATATCTCCACGGGCAACGACGCCGACGCCGACCGGCACGGGATCGTCACCCCCGACGCCGGGCTGATGAACCCCAACCACTACCTTGCGGTGGCCATTGACTACCTCTACCGCAACCGTCCCCACTGGCGGCAGGACGCCGTCGTCGGGAAGACCCTGGTCTCCTCCTCGATCATCGATCGGGTGGCTGCGGATCTCGGCCGGAAGCTCGAAGAGGTTCCGGTGGGCTTCAAGTGGTTTGTTCCCGGGCTGCTCTCCGGGTCCCTCGCCTTCGGCGGCGAGGAATCCGCTGGAGCCTCTTTCCTGCGGCTGAACGGGTCCCCGTGGACCACCGACAAGGACGGCATCCTGTTGGCCCTGCTCGCCTCGGAGATCACCGCCGTCACCGGGCGAACGCCGTCGCAGCACTATGCGGGGCTGACCGACCGGTTCGGTTCCCCCGTGTACGCGCGCATTGATGCGGCGGCCTCACGCAGCCAGAAGGCAGCGCTGGGGAAGCTCTCGCCGTCGGACGTTGCGGCCACCACCCTTGCCGGCGAAACCATCACCGCCAGGCTGACCGAGGCACCCGGCAACGGGGCGTCAATTGGTGGCTTGAAGGTCACCACCGAGAACGCGTGGTTCGCCGCGCGCCCATCGGGCACCGAGGACGTGTACAAGATCTATGCCGAGTCCTTCAAGGGTGCCGAGCACCTGGCGCAGGTGCAGGACGAGGCGAAGGCACTGGTCGACGGGGTCATCGGCGGGTAA
- a CDS encoding DUF72 domain-containing protein yields MGLHIGTSGWSYDHWNDILYPAGTAAGRRLGYYVQRFDTVELNASFYRWPRDTTFAGWRRRLPDGFLLSVKAPRGLTHGKKLYEPEVWVQRIITCWHELGDKRAVLLVQLPPGLERDDLRLGYFLGLLPDWIRVAVEFRHASWDHQEVYSLLERHGAAYCVMSGAFLPCVLRATAPFVYLRMHGPDHHHLYGGSYSEADLSWWADRIREWQWAGKDVYVYFNNDGGGNAVRNADTLRAILGQG; encoded by the coding sequence ATGGGCTTACACATTGGTACCTCCGGGTGGAGCTATGACCACTGGAATGACATTCTGTACCCGGCCGGCACTGCGGCGGGCAGGCGGCTCGGCTACTATGTGCAGCGCTTCGATACCGTCGAACTCAACGCCAGCTTCTACCGGTGGCCACGCGACACGACGTTCGCTGGATGGCGCCGGAGGCTCCCGGACGGATTTCTCCTCTCAGTAAAGGCGCCCCGAGGGCTCACGCACGGCAAGAAACTGTATGAGCCGGAGGTCTGGGTGCAGCGGATTATCACCTGCTGGCATGAACTCGGCGACAAACGTGCCGTCCTGCTCGTGCAGCTTCCGCCTGGCCTGGAGCGTGACGATCTGCGGCTCGGATACTTCCTTGGCCTGCTGCCGGACTGGATTCGGGTGGCCGTCGAGTTCCGCCACGCCAGTTGGGACCACCAGGAGGTGTACTCCCTGCTCGAACGCCACGGCGCCGCCTACTGCGTCATGAGTGGCGCTTTCTTGCCCTGCGTTCTCCGAGCCACTGCGCCCTTCGTGTATCTGCGGATGCACGGCCCAGACCACCATCACCTCTACGGCGGCTCCTACTCGGAGGCCGATCTGTCCTGGTGGGCGGACCGGATCCGCGAGTGGCAGTGGGCAGGCAAGGACGTGTACGTCTACTTCAACAACGACGGCGGCGGCAACGCGGTGCGGAACGCCGACACCCTGCGGGCAATCCTCGGTCAGGGGTAG
- a CDS encoding long-chain fatty acid--CoA ligase: MPNLANNLASTVQEHPEAVAIRLDDTSLTFAALDEWSQRVAGLLAQKGVQPGDRIALIMPNIPQMAFIYYGVLRFGAVVVPLNPLLKSREIAYHLGDSGARLVFAWEGVAAEAESGVGQAVAAADQGTTLEVLAVNSGAFLEQLSSIDPLQPIAEVAADDTAVLLYTSGTTGRPKGAALTHASLHRNAEISRDLMGTAVGDVLFGGLPFFHIFGQTCALNAAVLTGATVTLLPRFEPGRALEIIARDGVTIFEGVPTMYIAMLRHPAVSTTDVSTLRVAVSGGSALPVEVLHEFERVFGAELLEGYGLSETSPIVSFNRRGTERKPGSIGTPVDGVEVRMLDADGAEVPTGEVGELSVRGHCVMKGYWNNDDATAAAIPDGWFRTGDLARYDDDGAIFIVDRKKDIIVRGGYNVYPREVEEVLYEHTAVAEAAVIGVPDELQGEEIVAVVGLKAEAAPADDAARERLAAEILEFTKERVAAYKYPRRVVLVEALPKGPTGKILKREIQV, from the coding sequence GTGCCCAACCTTGCCAACAATCTCGCGTCAACTGTCCAGGAACACCCCGAGGCGGTGGCGATCAGACTGGATGACACGTCGCTGACGTTCGCGGCGCTCGACGAGTGGAGCCAGCGGGTGGCGGGTCTCCTGGCACAGAAAGGTGTCCAGCCGGGCGACCGGATCGCGCTGATTATGCCGAATATTCCACAGATGGCATTTATCTACTACGGGGTCCTGCGCTTCGGAGCGGTGGTGGTCCCACTCAATCCGCTCCTCAAGTCGCGGGAGATTGCCTACCACCTGGGCGACTCCGGCGCGAGGCTGGTGTTTGCCTGGGAAGGGGTCGCAGCCGAGGCCGAGTCCGGAGTGGGCCAGGCGGTCGCCGCCGCCGATCAGGGAACCACCCTCGAAGTACTGGCGGTGAACTCGGGCGCATTCCTTGAACAGCTGTCGTCGATCGATCCCCTGCAGCCCATCGCGGAGGTGGCGGCCGATGACACGGCTGTGCTGCTCTACACCTCAGGAACCACCGGACGGCCAAAAGGCGCGGCGCTGACCCATGCGAGCCTGCACCGGAATGCGGAGATCTCCCGGGACCTGATGGGCACTGCGGTCGGCGATGTGTTGTTTGGTGGATTGCCGTTCTTCCATATTTTCGGACAGACCTGCGCCTTGAACGCGGCGGTGCTGACCGGAGCCACAGTCACCCTGCTCCCCCGGTTCGAACCCGGCCGCGCCCTGGAGATCATTGCCCGAGACGGTGTAACCATTTTCGAGGGTGTCCCCACGATGTACATAGCGATGCTTCGGCATCCGGCAGTTTCCACCACCGACGTGTCAACGCTGCGGGTCGCCGTGTCCGGCGGGTCAGCGCTGCCCGTTGAGGTGCTGCACGAGTTCGAACGCGTCTTCGGCGCCGAACTGCTGGAGGGCTACGGGTTGTCCGAAACGTCCCCCATCGTGAGCTTCAACCGGCGCGGAACCGAACGCAAGCCCGGATCGATCGGCACGCCGGTGGACGGGGTCGAGGTACGCATGCTCGACGCCGACGGGGCGGAGGTACCCACCGGCGAAGTCGGTGAACTCTCCGTCCGGGGACACTGCGTGATGAAGGGCTATTGGAACAACGACGACGCGACGGCAGCTGCGATCCCCGACGGTTGGTTCCGTACCGGAGACCTGGCCCGGTACGACGACGACGGCGCTATCTTCATCGTCGACCGCAAGAAGGACATCATCGTCCGCGGCGGGTACAACGTCTATCCGCGGGAAGTCGAGGAAGTGCTGTACGAGCACACCGCGGTGGCCGAGGCGGCGGTAATAGGCGTCCCGGACGAGTTGCAGGGCGAGGAAATCGTGGCGGTGGTAGGCCTGAAGGCGGAGGCTGCGCCCGCGGACGATGCCGCCCGCGAGCGCCTCGCTGCCGAGATCCTCGAATTCACCAAGGAACGCGTGGCGGCCTACAAGTATCCCCGCCGGGTGGTCCTGGTGGAAGCTCTCCCGAAGGGCCCCACCGGAAAGATTCTCAAGCGCGAGATCCAGGTCTAG
- a CDS encoding aldehyde dehydrogenase family protein encodes MSTTSQETTDLSPVVERLRATFDGGTTRPLSWRRAQLEGLIRMLVEREVDFTDALYSDLRKNPLEAVVSELSLVRAEAQYALKQLRKWTSAEKVQVPTGLLPARAHRQAQPLGVVLIIGPWNYPVQLLLAPLVGALAAGNCAVLKPSEHAPATSAVMADLLPRYFDESAVSVVEGGAAVGGELLAQRYDSIFFTGGERVGRIVAAAAAQTLTPVTLELGGKSPAVVLGGDLPAVARRLVFGKFLNAGQTCVAPDYVLVQRGLEKQLLAHLKRAVAGFYGADPARSADYGRIVDDGHFVRLVGFLEASNGNGTVYTGGAHDRASRYLEPTLLTDVPTDSPVMQEEIFGPILPILPVDGMDEAVAFVNARPAPLAAYLFSDQPAEQQQFEERVRAGGIGHNACNLHLTVHGLPFGGVGTSGMGAYHGRYSFDTFSQNRGVLSKGTGIDTLRLAYPPYRGLKKWLLRRVL; translated from the coding sequence ATGAGCACTACTTCCCAGGAAACCACTGATCTGTCACCGGTGGTGGAGCGCCTGCGCGCGACCTTCGACGGCGGGACCACCCGGCCGCTGTCCTGGCGGCGAGCCCAACTCGAGGGCCTGATCCGGATGCTCGTCGAACGGGAGGTGGACTTCACCGACGCGCTGTACTCGGATCTCCGGAAGAACCCGCTGGAAGCGGTGGTGTCCGAGCTGTCCCTGGTGCGGGCCGAAGCCCAGTATGCGCTGAAGCAGCTGCGGAAATGGACCAGCGCCGAGAAGGTTCAGGTACCGACGGGCCTGTTGCCTGCAAGAGCACACCGGCAGGCCCAGCCCCTCGGCGTCGTGCTGATCATTGGCCCGTGGAACTATCCGGTGCAACTGCTCCTGGCCCCCCTGGTCGGTGCGCTCGCCGCCGGGAACTGTGCGGTTTTGAAGCCGAGCGAACACGCCCCCGCCACGTCGGCGGTGATGGCCGACCTGCTGCCCCGGTATTTCGACGAGAGTGCCGTCTCCGTGGTGGAAGGCGGGGCGGCGGTTGGCGGGGAGCTGCTCGCCCAGCGGTACGACTCCATCTTTTTCACCGGGGGCGAGCGGGTCGGACGGATCGTCGCGGCCGCTGCAGCGCAAACGCTCACTCCCGTCACCCTCGAACTAGGAGGAAAATCGCCCGCCGTGGTGCTTGGCGGCGACCTGCCAGCGGTGGCCCGACGGCTGGTGTTCGGCAAGTTTCTCAACGCGGGGCAGACCTGCGTTGCCCCCGACTATGTTTTGGTGCAGCGCGGACTCGAAAAGCAGCTCCTCGCCCACCTGAAACGGGCGGTCGCCGGGTTCTACGGCGCCGACCCGGCCCGTAGCGCCGACTACGGCCGGATCGTCGACGACGGCCACTTCGTCCGACTGGTCGGTTTTTTGGAGGCCAGCAACGGCAACGGCACCGTGTACACCGGGGGCGCCCACGACCGGGCCAGCCGGTACCTCGAACCCACGCTCCTGACCGATGTGCCGACCGACTCCCCGGTGATGCAGGAGGAGATTTTCGGTCCGATCCTGCCCATCCTTCCCGTCGACGGCATGGACGAGGCCGTTGCCTTCGTCAATGCCCGGCCGGCCCCGCTGGCAGCCTATTTGTTCAGTGACCAGCCGGCCGAGCAGCAGCAGTTCGAGGAACGGGTCCGTGCGGGTGGGATCGGCCACAACGCCTGCAACCTGCATCTCACGGTGCACGGCTTGCCGTTCGGCGGGGTGGGCACCAGCGGTATGGGCGCCTACCACGGCCGCTATTCATTCGACACGTTCAGCCAGAACCGGGGGGTACTTTCGAAGGGCACCGGCATTGACACCCTGCGTCTGGCCTACCCGCCGTACAGGGGCCTGAAAAAATGGCTCCTCCGGCGGGTTCTCTGA
- a CDS encoding DNA topoisomerase IB, with protein sequence MPRLRRSDCEKPGITRRRHGKGFSYRTIDGTPLRDAGELRRIKDLAIPPAWKDVWIAPYPNGHIQALGTDAAGRRQYVYHTAWRAKKDREKFDRALEFGEKLPAARRVITSHLRSEGLPRERAFAAALRIVDSGSLRIGSEQYAETNGSFGVTTLQVEHVRIKGAMVTFEFPGKSGQQWESTLEDADLSAAMRPMLKREQADTALAYRTPDGEWHRVDASQLNGFLRQVTGEGFTAKDFRTWQATVVAAMDLARSDLLATTKTARQKAVAATMRAVAEKLGNTPAVAKRSYVDPRLVDRFMAGEVIEIASYSASEKAVRGLLKA encoded by the coding sequence ATGCCTCGACTCCGCCGCAGCGACTGTGAGAAGCCGGGAATCACCCGACGCCGTCACGGTAAGGGATTCAGCTACCGCACCATCGACGGGACACCGCTGCGGGATGCCGGGGAACTTCGGCGCATCAAGGACCTGGCCATTCCGCCGGCCTGGAAGGATGTCTGGATCGCGCCCTACCCCAATGGGCACATCCAGGCACTCGGTACTGACGCCGCGGGCCGCCGGCAGTACGTCTATCACACGGCCTGGCGGGCGAAGAAGGACCGCGAGAAGTTCGATCGTGCCCTCGAGTTCGGGGAAAAGCTGCCCGCCGCCCGCCGAGTGATCACTTCACACCTCCGCAGCGAGGGTCTGCCGAGGGAACGCGCCTTCGCTGCCGCCCTGCGGATTGTCGACTCGGGATCGCTGCGGATTGGCTCCGAACAGTACGCGGAGACCAACGGGTCCTTTGGGGTCACCACACTGCAGGTGGAGCACGTCCGCATCAAGGGCGCCATGGTCACCTTCGAGTTCCCCGGGAAGAGCGGCCAGCAGTGGGAATCCACGCTTGAAGACGCCGACCTGTCGGCGGCCATGCGGCCGATGCTGAAACGCGAGCAGGCCGACACTGCGCTTGCTTACCGCACGCCCGACGGCGAATGGCACCGCGTCGATGCCTCGCAGCTGAACGGGTTCCTCCGACAGGTCACCGGCGAAGGGTTCACCGCCAAGGACTTCCGGACCTGGCAGGCGACAGTGGTTGCGGCAATGGATCTCGCCCGGAGTGACCTGTTGGCTACCACCAAGACCGCCCGGCAGAAGGCCGTTGCGGCGACAATGCGCGCAGTGGCGGAGAAGCTTGGCAACACACCTGCGGTCGCCAAACGCTCCTATGTTGACCCCCGGCTCGTCGACCGGTTCATGGCCGGTGAGGTGATTGAGATCGCCAGCTATTCGGCGTCCGAAAAGGCTGTTCGCGGGCTGCTTAAAGCGTAG
- a CDS encoding rhodanese-like domain-containing protein has product MSEFENVSIDSIGANTTILDVREDYEWAAGHIEGAVHIPVEQIPDRLDELDPDTDLHVICRTGGRSHRVAQWLVANGYSAVNVTGGMGAWLEASRPMVSDTDQPPTVL; this is encoded by the coding sequence ATGAGCGAGTTTGAGAACGTGTCGATTGATTCGATTGGCGCGAACACCACGATCCTGGACGTCCGCGAGGACTACGAGTGGGCAGCCGGCCATATTGAGGGAGCGGTGCATATTCCCGTGGAACAGATTCCCGACAGGCTGGACGAGCTTGATCCCGACACCGACCTGCACGTGATCTGCCGAACCGGTGGACGCTCCCACCGGGTGGCCCAATGGCTGGTGGCCAACGGCTATTCGGCGGTCAATGTCACCGGAGGGATGGGCGCCTGGCTGGAAGCATCCCGGCCGATGGTCTCGGACACCGACCAGCCGCCGACCGTCCTCTAA
- the pheA gene encoding prephenate dehydratase produces the protein MSTSVPEVSYTFLGPEGTFTEAALLQVPGAAAARRVPAPTVNSALDLVRTGAVDAAMVPIENSVEGGVSATLDAIAQGDPLRIIREVLVPITFVLVARPGLPLAEVRTISTHGHAWAQCQVWITQHIPQAEYLPGSSTAAAAVGLLEPDCPYDAAICSPFVAERLGLTVLGSHIGDVADAVTRFILVSRPTLLPAPTGADKTTLVIPLPEDHPGALMEILDQFAARGVNLSRIESRPTGQFLGDYFFSIDAEGHISDSRVADALKGLHRISPQLRFLGSYARADRREHTVARHTSDEAFRAARIWVESLLKTE, from the coding sequence ATGAGCACGTCCGTCCCAGAGGTGTCCTACACTTTCCTCGGCCCCGAGGGCACGTTCACCGAGGCAGCCCTGCTACAGGTTCCCGGGGCCGCTGCCGCCCGGCGAGTCCCTGCACCCACCGTGAACTCCGCGCTGGACCTGGTGCGGACTGGCGCGGTTGATGCCGCGATGGTGCCGATTGAGAACTCCGTGGAGGGCGGGGTCAGCGCCACCCTCGATGCCATCGCGCAGGGCGACCCGCTGAGGATCATCCGGGAAGTGCTGGTTCCCATCACCTTTGTCCTGGTCGCCAGGCCCGGGCTGCCCCTGGCCGAGGTGCGGACAATCTCCACCCACGGACACGCGTGGGCACAGTGCCAGGTGTGGATCACCCAACATATTCCGCAGGCTGAATATCTTCCCGGATCGTCCACTGCTGCAGCCGCGGTGGGCCTTCTGGAACCGGACTGCCCGTACGACGCCGCGATCTGCTCGCCCTTTGTCGCCGAACGGTTGGGACTGACGGTGCTTGGCAGCCACATCGGCGATGTGGCAGACGCGGTGACCCGCTTCATCCTGGTTAGTCGACCCACCCTCCTGCCGGCACCGACCGGTGCCGACAAGACCACCCTGGTGATCCCGCTGCCCGAGGACCATCCGGGCGCCCTGATGGAAATCCTCGATCAGTTCGCCGCGCGAGGAGTCAACCTCAGCAGGATCGAATCCAGGCCCACCGGCCAATTCCTCGGAGACTACTTCTTCAGCATCGACGCTGAAGGCCACATTTCCGATTCCCGGGTCGCCGATGCGCTAAAGGGCCTGCACCGAATCAGCCCCCAACTCCGGTTCCTGGGCTCCTACGCCAGGGCGGATCGGCGTGAGCACACGGTTGCCCGGCACACCTCGGACGAGGCGTTCCGGGCCGCGCGGATCTGGGTGGAGTCCCTCCTGAAGACGGAGTAG